Proteins found in one Legionella pneumophila subsp. pascullei genomic segment:
- a CDS encoding FprA family A-type flavoprotein, translating to MNNSDGQSMTRIDEMVPDIYRISTSISQEVVPGGFSFNQYLIVDKKPLLFHTGPLQLFPAISQAVAKLIPVKSLCFIAFSHFEADECGSLNEWLKVAPNAVPLCGQIAAMLSINDIAIRSPKVMSDLEQVSLGKHNVQWLDAPHLPHGWDCGFLFETTSKTLFCGDLFTQPGADHKPVTEEDILESSEIMRQTMDYYAHGSNQRQLFEKLANTHPKVLACMHGSAWKGNGFQLINALADRVCGDV from the coding sequence ATGAATAACTCAGATGGACAATCAATGACAAGAATTGATGAAATGGTACCTGACATCTATCGCATCAGTACTTCAATATCGCAAGAGGTAGTTCCTGGTGGATTCTCGTTTAATCAATATTTAATCGTTGATAAGAAGCCTTTGCTATTTCATACAGGCCCTTTACAACTTTTTCCTGCCATCAGCCAGGCTGTAGCAAAGCTAATACCTGTAAAATCTTTATGCTTTATTGCTTTTTCACATTTTGAGGCAGATGAATGTGGTTCGTTAAATGAATGGTTGAAAGTGGCTCCTAATGCTGTTCCTCTGTGTGGACAAATCGCTGCGATGCTTTCAATTAATGATATAGCGATTCGTAGCCCTAAAGTCATGAGTGATCTGGAACAAGTTTCTTTGGGCAAACATAACGTACAATGGTTGGATGCACCGCATTTACCTCATGGGTGGGATTGTGGATTTTTGTTTGAAACCACTAGCAAAACACTATTTTGCGGCGATTTATTTACCCAGCCTGGGGCAGATCATAAGCCTGTAACAGAAGAGGATATTCTGGAAAGCAGTGAAATAATGCGGCAAACAATGGATTACTACGCCCACGGAAGCAACCAGCGCCAGTTATTTGAAAAATTAGCAAACACACACCCCAAGGTATTAGCCTGTATGCATGGGAGCGCTTGGAAAGGAAATGGGTTTCAGTTGATTAATGCCCTGGCTGATAGAGTCTGTGGTGACGTCTGA
- a CDS encoding ParD-like family protein has translation MGIVKISDELHEATKLMARAMSRSINSQAEYWIRIGKLAEENPSITYTDILKILVHQASLGEIYDVSEDA, from the coding sequence ATGGGCATAGTAAAAATTTCAGACGAGTTGCACGAAGCGACCAAACTGATGGCAAGAGCCATGAGTCGGTCAATTAATTCACAAGCAGAATATTGGATTAGAATAGGAAAATTGGCGGAAGAAAATCCCTCCATTACCTATACTGACATTCTTAAAATTTTAGTCCATCAAGCTTCACTAGGTGAAATATACGATGTTAGTGAAGACGCCTGA
- a CDS encoding F-box protein translates to MKAKYDSTEIGLQNLPPEIKLILLKFLDARSKLALSQTNCGWRDLILHLTDTEEITNTLLRLDKIKHRQEIAQIMSARIAASSLAKLFEELLSISIPSAYVFLIFITKKPVAFIEILAVILMFAALTSLAHDLVDYFIESDTKAEKQYAHRRAFQFFAEPSQNTAQQNSKEEEENLSAYSKDCPM, encoded by the coding sequence ATGAAAGCAAAATATGACTCCACCGAGATTGGACTCCAAAATTTACCTCCGGAAATTAAGTTAATACTTCTTAAGTTTCTTGACGCCAGATCAAAACTTGCTCTTTCACAAACCAATTGTGGTTGGCGTGATTTAATTCTACACCTGACAGATACTGAAGAAATAACGAATACATTACTTCGTCTTGATAAAATAAAACATCGTCAAGAGATAGCCCAGATTATGTCGGCAAGAATTGCAGCAAGTTCTCTAGCTAAGTTATTCGAGGAATTGCTATCTATCAGTATCCCTTCGGCGTATGTATTTTTAATTTTCATAACCAAAAAACCTGTGGCATTTATTGAAATTTTAGCTGTAATCCTTATGTTTGCTGCATTAACCTCCCTCGCCCATGATCTGGTGGATTATTTTATTGAAAGTGACACAAAAGCCGAGAAACAATATGCACATCGCCGTGCTTTTCAATTTTTTGCCGAACCCAGTCAAAACACTGCTCAACAAAACTCGAAGGAAGAAGAAGAGAATTTAAGTGCTTATTCAAAGGACTGCCCTATGTGA
- a CDS encoding PepSY domain-containing protein gives MLTIKHYLKPMILFSGLLVTPIVMAEVTKPEETSTVKLSTILQQLSDQGYKNIHDAEIDDGILTVEGSNEQGVKFEIHLDPATGKILKKQEHPQPKYSIIDITKKIEDDGKFKIIEIEFDEGIYKIKGETASHEKKELHIDPNTGEAKTND, from the coding sequence ATGCTAACTATTAAACATTACCTTAAACCCATGATTTTATTTTCAGGATTATTGGTCACCCCTATTGTCATGGCTGAAGTAACAAAACCTGAGGAAACTTCTACTGTAAAATTAAGTACTATTCTTCAACAGTTGTCTGACCAAGGGTATAAAAACATTCATGATGCTGAAATTGACGATGGTATTTTGACCGTTGAGGGCAGCAATGAGCAAGGGGTTAAGTTTGAAATTCACCTTGATCCAGCTACTGGCAAGATCTTAAAAAAACAAGAACATCCACAGCCGAAATATTCAATCATAGATATTACCAAAAAAATTGAAGATGATGGTAAATTCAAAATCATTGAAATTGAGTTTGATGAGGGTATTTATAAAATAAAAGGTGAAACAGCTAGCCATGAAAAAAAAGAGCTACATATCGACCCCAATACTGGGGAAGCGAAAACAAATGATTAA
- a CDS encoding LysR family transcriptional regulator has translation MSLLLDDIKYFIAASDTLNMTRASEIIGISQPALSYSIKRLENKLGGLLFIRLKNGIQLTKLGEEFKRRSHRLLYEWEQVQNIANPESGFVQGNYTIALHPSVALYTLQYFMPKLQVNYPGLGVNFIHGHSREMTEKVISWEADFGIVVNPIQHPDLVIIKLSTDEVTVFYANDAQNKLIYDRKLAQSQYILKKIGKKVTFNGVINSTSLEVVAKLTALGLGYGILPTRVTYPYKHLKKLNNAPVFRDEICLVYRPEKHNNPVSKKIIQIIRSSISNDKDKENYFD, from the coding sequence ATGTCTTTATTATTGGATGATATAAAGTATTTCATAGCGGCCAGCGATACCCTCAATATGACAAGAGCTTCTGAAATTATTGGGATATCTCAACCCGCGCTTAGTTATTCTATAAAGAGATTGGAGAACAAACTTGGCGGACTGCTATTTATCAGGCTTAAAAATGGAATCCAGCTAACGAAACTTGGAGAAGAGTTTAAGAGGCGCTCTCATCGCCTGTTATATGAATGGGAGCAGGTGCAAAACATAGCGAATCCTGAATCAGGTTTTGTTCAGGGAAACTATACCATTGCCCTTCACCCTTCCGTCGCGCTTTACACTCTCCAGTACTTTATGCCAAAACTGCAAGTGAACTATCCTGGGCTTGGCGTTAATTTTATTCATGGTCATTCAAGAGAGATGACTGAAAAAGTGATAAGTTGGGAAGCAGATTTTGGTATTGTTGTGAACCCTATACAACACCCTGATCTTGTTATAATAAAGCTCTCTACTGATGAAGTAACAGTCTTTTATGCCAATGATGCACAAAATAAACTGATTTATGACAGAAAGCTTGCCCAATCGCAGTATATCCTTAAAAAAATAGGCAAAAAAGTAACTTTCAATGGTGTGATTAATTCTACCAGTCTTGAAGTTGTAGCCAAACTCACAGCCTTAGGCCTTGGGTATGGCATTCTACCTACCAGGGTCACCTATCCCTACAAACATCTGAAAAAATTAAACAATGCGCCTGTGTTTAGAGATGAGATTTGTCTTGTCTACCGACCAGAGAAACATAACAATCCTGTCAGTAAAAAAATTATTCAAATTATCAGATCATCCATAAGCAATGATAAGGATAAGGAAAACTATTTTGATTGA
- a CDS encoding MlaD family protein — MILGGTFFYIEYKRAQKQTFVMFFKGSLKGLVTTAPVTYRGVKIGEVKTIEITENKGHNKVLIPVYVQFFVERTYGFSHDPIHLLINNGYVANITKPNLLTGIAEIELIKPTPTAIFTQTYYHSYPIFPTHNAVEKFTSMEEAFEAAKKAFEDVSELVRSKEIQDTLEAIQKVSENLGQLASSLNQDVPSVVAYLNQSLKQITSAAYSTQNLTDYLSRYPESLLRGKR; from the coding sequence ATGATTCTAGGTGGTACTTTTTTTTACATAGAATACAAACGCGCGCAAAAACAAACTTTTGTCATGTTTTTCAAAGGCTCTTTAAAAGGGCTAGTAACCACTGCCCCAGTAACCTATCGAGGCGTGAAGATTGGTGAAGTCAAAACCATAGAAATCACTGAAAACAAAGGGCACAATAAAGTGCTTATTCCTGTGTACGTCCAGTTTTTTGTCGAGAGGACCTATGGTTTTAGCCACGACCCTATTCACCTGCTTATTAATAATGGGTATGTAGCAAATATCACCAAACCTAACCTGTTAACCGGCATTGCTGAAATTGAGTTGATTAAGCCAACCCCCACTGCAATATTCACACAAACATACTACCATTCTTATCCTATTTTCCCGACTCACAATGCGGTTGAAAAATTTACATCTATGGAGGAAGCGTTTGAGGCCGCGAAAAAGGCTTTTGAAGACGTCAGTGAATTAGTTCGTTCCAAAGAAATCCAAGATACTTTAGAAGCTATACAAAAAGTTTCTGAAAATTTAGGGCAACTAGCCTCTAGCTTAAACCAAGATGTGCCCAGTGTTGTTGCGTATTTAAATCAAAGCTTAAAACAAATTACCAGTGCAGCTTACTCCACTCAAAATTTGACGGATTATTTGTCTCGATATCCTGAGTCTTTACTCCGAGGCAAGCGATGA
- a CDS encoding peptide chain release factor family protein, producing MISKEKWEILTEKMSNLHIYETDLTEKFILGSGKGGQKLHKTASTVYLKHLPTGMEIKCQESRSREDNRYFARQRLCEKLQAIFSDEKTKTQQRIEKIKRQKRRRSRRSKQKMLDEKSRQSQLKTLRKNPQSHDIE from the coding sequence ATGATTAGCAAAGAGAAATGGGAGATATTGACAGAGAAGATGAGCAATCTTCATATCTATGAAACAGATCTCACCGAAAAATTTATACTAGGCAGTGGTAAGGGTGGGCAAAAACTACATAAAACAGCATCAACAGTCTACTTGAAACATCTGCCTACCGGCATGGAAATAAAATGTCAGGAATCCAGGAGTCGTGAAGACAACCGCTATTTTGCAAGACAACGACTTTGCGAGAAATTACAGGCAATATTTAGCGATGAAAAAACAAAAACACAACAAAGAATTGAAAAGATAAAACGCCAGAAGAGGCGACGTTCAAGAAGATCCAAACAAAAAATGTTGGATGAAAAATCAAGGCAGAGCCAACTCAAGACATTAAGAAAAAACCCTCAATCCCATGATATTGAATAA
- a CDS encoding DUF808 domain-containing protein, producing MAGTSLLTLIDDIATALDDIAAMTKVATKKTAGVLGDDLALNAEQIIGIHASRELPVIGAVAKGSAINKLILIPLAILINFFASVLVGILLILGGLYLCFEGFEKIVEKIFHKKNEAAKKKLDLQTIDMHQFEKEKIRGAVRTDFVLSAEIIVITLGTVAATSLVNQIAVLTLISLIMTIGVYGLVACIVKLDDLGFILREKKRLLKQIGILLIGAAPVLMKILSVAGTIAMFLVGGGIITHQIAAIHHYTENLSSIMSIGVDFFTGIISGAISAAAYFIFNKMKSKF from the coding sequence ATGGCAGGAACAAGTTTATTAACACTGATTGATGATATTGCAACGGCACTGGATGACATAGCTGCCATGACTAAAGTAGCAACTAAAAAAACAGCAGGTGTATTGGGTGACGACTTGGCACTCAACGCCGAGCAAATAATAGGCATTCATGCGAGCAGAGAATTGCCTGTCATAGGAGCAGTGGCCAAGGGCTCTGCTATTAATAAATTAATATTAATTCCATTAGCGATTTTAATAAATTTTTTCGCTTCTGTACTGGTAGGTATCCTATTGATTTTGGGTGGATTGTATTTGTGTTTTGAAGGTTTTGAAAAAATTGTAGAAAAAATTTTCCATAAAAAAAATGAGGCTGCAAAAAAGAAACTGGATTTACAAACCATCGATATGCACCAATTTGAAAAAGAAAAAATTCGTGGTGCTGTACGGACGGATTTTGTATTATCAGCTGAAATTATTGTCATCACATTAGGCACGGTTGCTGCTACATCCTTGGTTAACCAAATAGCGGTATTGACTTTGATTTCATTAATTATGACCATTGGTGTTTATGGTTTGGTGGCGTGCATTGTGAAATTGGATGATCTGGGCTTCATTTTACGTGAAAAAAAGCGCCTGCTTAAACAAATTGGAATTCTTTTGATTGGCGCAGCGCCAGTACTTATGAAAATTTTAAGCGTGGCCGGAACAATTGCCATGTTTTTAGTAGGCGGGGGTATTATTACTCATCAAATAGCTGCCATTCATCATTACACAGAAAACCTGTCGTCAATTATGTCTATAGGAGTAGATTTCTTTACAGGGATTATTTCAGGTGCCATTTCGGCCGCCGCATATTTTATATTCAACAAAATGAAATCAAAATTTTAG
- a CDS encoding L-tyrosine/L-tryptophan isonitrile synthase family protein: MKNTAFLITENHYPKDYVLKKSLESDSAMGIAKRILAEVMIFRRVPETTSLCGAGCPKCASPHLPKIILAVKKNEPVTFILPAFPGKSPNPEKVLGPLPDHAERLSLNFLGTLCQRIKTFYTPGIKMILCSDGRVFSDVVGMNESDVTAYQLELDRLIKEMSLADLSIFNLDYFYKDLHFVQMRDELMKRYGQSLDFLKQKIRNGAKPSASPDEQEANRMYSGITRFLFEDAMHAGQSKSRTAIQKESRSKAYEVIRRSNAWSALIAERFPEAVRLSIHPQTCGSKKLGIRLIGNESWMTPWHGVAVESRKGYVLLKRSEAEALGAKLVCASDGRHSHYQLMAEV, from the coding sequence ATGAAAAATACAGCGTTTTTAATTACAGAGAATCATTACCCTAAAGATTATGTACTTAAAAAGTCATTAGAGAGTGACTCAGCTATGGGAATAGCCAAAAGAATACTAGCTGAAGTAATGATTTTTCGTCGTGTCCCGGAGACCACCAGTTTATGTGGTGCGGGGTGTCCAAAGTGCGCTTCACCCCATTTGCCAAAAATCATCTTGGCGGTTAAAAAGAATGAACCGGTTACTTTTATATTGCCGGCCTTCCCGGGAAAATCCCCCAACCCTGAAAAAGTTCTGGGTCCCCTGCCAGATCATGCGGAACGCCTTTCTCTTAATTTTTTGGGAACACTTTGTCAGCGAATAAAAACATTTTATACACCGGGAATTAAAATGATTCTGTGTTCCGATGGACGGGTTTTTAGTGATGTGGTTGGAATGAATGAAAGTGATGTCACAGCCTACCAGCTTGAGCTGGATAGACTTATAAAAGAAATGTCCCTGGCAGACCTGTCCATTTTTAATCTTGATTATTTTTATAAAGATCTTCATTTTGTACAAATGCGAGACGAACTCATGAAAAGATATGGACAGTCCCTGGACTTTCTTAAACAAAAGATTCGTAATGGCGCAAAACCCTCAGCAAGTCCCGATGAGCAAGAAGCCAATCGTATGTATAGCGGAATCACTCGTTTTTTATTTGAAGATGCCATGCATGCAGGGCAAAGCAAAAGTCGTACTGCTATCCAAAAAGAATCTCGTTCTAAAGCCTATGAGGTTATAAGAAGAAGTAATGCCTGGAGTGCGCTCATTGCCGAACGTTTTCCCGAGGCGGTTCGACTGTCCATTCATCCCCAAACTTGTGGATCAAAAAAATTAGGGATTCGGTTAATAGGAAATGAAAGCTGGATGACCCCTTGGCATGGTGTTGCTGTTGAAAGCAGGAAAGGGTATGTCTTGCTGAAACGCTC
- a CDS encoding PqiC family protein, translated as MKNNRHFLKFYCIRDLRWCSVRASFGGITSSSISSYVELRKKPVKFLLLLLIVLTLCDCGRSKETQFYLLTPIPPQKDSRHSYNHLQIGVDEVSTPDYMKKPQLMIHQTPHHVTLEEFNQWAGALDKNITLVLTTNLSTLMPGVVVQASPWNNKFDPDYHLQVMISQFETDIHGNSILRAEYLIYRKEELIHKGNAYYHIKVPLISIEALVQSMNTNLNHLTEEIARFFIKNTTK; from the coding sequence ATGAAAAACAATAGACATTTTTTAAAATTCTATTGCATCAGAGATCTGCGTTGGTGTAGTGTTCGAGCCTCCTTTGGGGGCATCACATCCTCCTCTATTTCTAGCTATGTTGAACTTCGCAAAAAACCTGTGAAGTTCCTCTTATTATTGCTCATTGTCTTAACCCTCTGCGATTGCGGCCGAAGCAAAGAAACTCAATTTTATTTATTAACACCTATTCCCCCTCAAAAAGACAGTCGGCATTCCTATAATCATTTACAGATTGGTGTTGATGAAGTTAGCACCCCTGATTATATGAAAAAACCTCAATTAATGATTCACCAGACGCCTCATCATGTAACTCTTGAAGAGTTTAACCAATGGGCTGGGGCCTTGGATAAAAATATTACTCTTGTATTAACTACTAATCTTTCAACTCTAATGCCAGGAGTAGTCGTTCAGGCGTCACCTTGGAACAATAAATTCGATCCAGATTATCATCTTCAAGTAATGATTTCACAATTTGAAACTGATATTCATGGTAACAGTATTTTAAGAGCCGAATACCTTATTTATCGAAAAGAAGAGCTGATCCACAAAGGAAATGCTTATTACCATATTAAAGTCCCCTTAATCAGTATTGAAGCGCTTGTGCAGAGTATGAATACGAACCTTAATCATTTAACTGAAGAAATTGCACGTTTTTTTATAAAAAACACGACTAAGTAA
- a CDS encoding secondary thiamine-phosphate synthase enzyme YjbQ has protein sequence MKTYRKELWFNIPERMGFINITDKVIECLKESSIQEGIILVNAMHITASVFINDDESGLHQDYKKWLEQIAPHEPIGQYRHNDTGEDNADAHIKRQIMGREVVVAITEGRLDFGPWEQIFYGEFDGRRDKRVLVKIIGQ, from the coding sequence ATGAAAACATACCGAAAAGAACTATGGTTTAATATCCCAGAGCGTATGGGATTTATTAATATCACAGATAAAGTCATTGAATGCTTAAAGGAAAGTAGTATTCAAGAGGGTATAATATTAGTCAATGCCATGCATATCACTGCTTCCGTATTCATCAATGATGATGAAAGCGGCTTGCATCAAGATTATAAAAAATGGCTTGAGCAAATAGCACCTCATGAACCCATTGGGCAATACCGCCATAATGACACTGGTGAGGATAATGCTGATGCTCATATCAAACGCCAAATCATGGGGCGAGAAGTGGTTGTCGCTATTACAGAAGGAAGACTGGATTTTGGCCCATGGGAGCAAATATTCTATGGTGAATTTGACGGCCGCCGAGATAAAAGAGTCCTAGTAAAAATTATCGGTCAATAA
- a CDS encoding ABC transporter permease, whose amino-acid sequence MYVFRRFSKHIITFIHSLELAFRFLGHLVHSTLKVIFGKLSVVWPNTLEIIYYSGARLVILLSFIGILLGITVSQTVYVLLNPFHLHQRVLPIVQNILTHEILPVLIGFILCIQAALHLINTRLEHYQENPEAIILAQVLPIIIGMIITSLLLYVYLVSSIFFSFYLTFHFMLGFTNNEFLSYIVNSTTLFDLIYSVFKTFILCIIVGLTSGYYYYEASIRHIYLRKAVSRILTRGSFWLIIASMYITLTF is encoded by the coding sequence ATGTATGTTTTTCGCCGTTTTTCGAAGCATATTATTACTTTTATCCATTCGCTTGAGCTCGCTTTTCGATTTTTAGGTCATTTGGTTCATAGTACTCTCAAGGTTATTTTTGGCAAACTGTCCGTAGTCTGGCCTAACACACTAGAAATTATTTACTATTCTGGAGCACGTCTTGTTATTCTATTGAGTTTTATTGGTATATTATTAGGCATTACTGTTTCACAAACGGTTTATGTTCTCTTAAATCCCTTTCACCTGCATCAAAGAGTCCTTCCCATTGTGCAAAATATTTTAACCCATGAAATATTACCTGTACTTATTGGCTTCATTTTATGTATCCAGGCCGCCTTGCATCTGATTAACACCCGTTTGGAGCATTACCAAGAGAACCCAGAGGCAATCATCCTTGCTCAAGTATTACCAATCATTATAGGTATGATCATTACTTCCTTACTACTGTATGTTTATCTTGTATCCTCTATTTTTTTTAGTTTTTATCTTACTTTTCATTTTATGTTAGGGTTTACAAACAATGAATTTTTATCCTATATCGTCAACTCGACAACCTTATTTGATCTGATATACTCGGTCTTTAAGACATTCATTTTATGTATAATAGTCGGATTGACTTCTGGTTATTATTATTATGAAGCATCTATTAGACATATTTATTTGAGAAAAGCAGTTTCTCGAATTTTAACGCGTGGCTCATTCTGGCTGATCATTGCTAGTATGTATATTACTCTTACGTTTTAG
- a CDS encoding alpha/beta hydrolase family protein, with amino-acid sequence MSKTIYFFSNNLKLEGKLEEPTGQCLGYVLFAHCFTCGKDIAAASRIASALVLNGFAVLRFDFTGLGRSEGSFSETNFSSNVEDLVAAADYLRTHYQAPVLLIGHSLGGAAVLLAARKITEVKAIATIGAPASAHHVKHHFSADLSKIESDGEAQVTLGPRSFTIKKQFLQDIDRYQETIKSDAGKALLIMHSPIDKVVSIKEAEKIYKAAQHPKSFISLDKADHLLSNKRDSQYAAEVIAAWASRYLAPSSEDKRAE; translated from the coding sequence ATGTCCAAGACCATTTATTTTTTCAGTAATAACTTGAAACTGGAAGGAAAACTGGAAGAACCAACAGGTCAATGCCTTGGTTATGTATTATTTGCCCATTGTTTTACCTGTGGTAAAGATATAGCTGCTGCAAGCAGAATTGCCAGTGCTTTAGTCTTAAATGGATTTGCGGTATTACGGTTTGATTTTACAGGCTTGGGGCGCAGCGAAGGTTCCTTTTCGGAAACAAATTTTTCTTCAAATGTTGAAGATTTAGTTGCTGCTGCTGATTATTTAAGGACACATTATCAAGCTCCTGTTCTGCTGATAGGCCATAGTCTTGGCGGCGCGGCTGTGCTGCTTGCGGCCAGGAAAATTACTGAAGTAAAAGCAATAGCCACTATTGGCGCGCCTGCCAGCGCTCATCATGTGAAACACCATTTTTCTGCTGATTTAAGTAAAATAGAATCTGATGGCGAAGCTCAAGTTACCCTGGGTCCACGCTCATTCACTATTAAAAAACAATTTCTACAAGATATTGACAGATACCAGGAAACGATTAAAAGCGACGCTGGTAAAGCCTTACTCATTATGCACTCTCCCATAGATAAAGTGGTATCCATTAAAGAAGCCGAAAAAATCTATAAAGCCGCCCAACATCCAAAAAGCTTTATCAGTCTTGATAAGGCTGACCATTTGTTAAGTAACAAAAGAGACTCACAATACGCCGCAGAGGTTATTGCCGCCTGGGCTAGCCGTTATTTAGCTCCTTCATCAGAGGATAAAAGGGCCGAGTAG
- a CDS encoding outer membrane protein — MIGKIKIAVLGLGISLGCFAGEMGTIQKSGFYLQAMLDYNWFHYNHAYTASFFGPQNITALEASIDDQWGYGLGLGYRFNDYLRTAITAQARPDVNFAVTDDAPETATGHFDNYTYMLNAYLSHPNFSVMNFSPYIMAGAGVAYNKTTNIYWPAAAQTEFADKVTKFAWQVGIGSLYALSDSLLIDINYNLISIGEVRNSGQYNAIAANNTPASGAPTKFTKVYSNQAEIGIHYKFNA; from the coding sequence ATGATTGGTAAAATAAAGATTGCTGTATTAGGTTTGGGAATAAGCCTGGGCTGCTTCGCTGGGGAGATGGGTACTATTCAAAAAAGTGGTTTTTACCTGCAAGCGATGCTGGACTACAATTGGTTTCATTATAACCATGCTTATACTGCTTCTTTTTTTGGACCGCAAAATATTACGGCACTTGAAGCGTCTATCGATGATCAATGGGGTTATGGCCTTGGTTTGGGTTATCGTTTTAATGATTATTTGCGGACAGCGATAACCGCGCAGGCACGGCCAGATGTTAACTTTGCTGTAACCGATGATGCTCCTGAAACAGCAACAGGACATTTTGATAACTACACTTATATGCTCAATGCCTATTTATCTCACCCTAATTTTTCCGTTATGAATTTCAGCCCTTATATTATGGCTGGTGCAGGGGTTGCCTATAACAAAACAACGAACATTTACTGGCCGGCGGCTGCTCAGACAGAGTTCGCTGACAAAGTCACAAAATTTGCCTGGCAGGTTGGTATTGGAAGTCTCTATGCCCTCAGTGACTCTTTGTTAATAGATATCAATTATAATCTTATTTCAATTGGCGAAGTGAGGAATTCAGGTCAGTATAATGCTATTGCAGCCAATAATACTCCAGCTTCAGGTGCGCCAACAAAATTTACCAAGGTGTATAGCAATCAAGCTGAAATTGGTATTCATTATAAATTTAATGCTTAG